One part of the Deltaproteobacteria bacterium RIFCSPHIGHO2_02_FULL_44_16 genome encodes these proteins:
- a CDS encoding bifunctional 3,4-dihydroxy-2-butanone 4-phosphate synthase/GTP cyclohydrolase II has product MDSKATMISVEEGLEVLRQGRMLLLVDDEDRENEGDLVMAAEHVSPGAVNFMAKYGRGLICLALTEERAEKLDLPFMVLSNTSRFQTGFTISIDAKEGTTTGISAFDRATTLLRAVHEKAQPEDFSRPGHIFPLVARKGGVLVRTGQTEGSVDLVRLAGLTPAAVICEVMNDDGSMARMKDLEKFRDQHDIPIVSVADIIRYRMCRERLVHRDAKAKLPLSIDKDFQIISYQTELDPQTHLALIKGDLSGDEPVLIRVHSECLTGDVFHSCRCDCGAQRDLALRLISEAGRGALLYIRQEGRGIGLQQKLRAYEIQDQGFDTVEANEQLGFGPDLRNYGIAAQILVDLGVSKIRLMTNNPQKIVGLSGYGVEVVERVPLEIKATDENKFYLQTKRDRLGHLLDEV; this is encoded by the coding sequence ATGGATTCTAAAGCAACAATGATTTCCGTCGAAGAGGGTTTAGAAGTTTTGCGTCAAGGACGCATGCTTCTTCTGGTTGATGACGAAGATCGCGAGAATGAAGGTGATCTCGTCATGGCAGCAGAGCATGTTTCCCCTGGTGCCGTTAATTTTATGGCAAAATACGGGCGCGGTCTTATTTGTCTTGCACTGACTGAAGAGCGAGCGGAGAAACTTGATCTCCCTTTCATGGTCCTTTCAAATACTTCTCGTTTTCAGACAGGCTTTACGATTTCAATCGACGCAAAAGAAGGGACCACAACGGGTATCTCAGCATTTGATCGTGCCACTACTCTTTTACGGGCGGTCCATGAAAAGGCGCAGCCTGAAGATTTTTCACGACCAGGGCATATCTTTCCTCTTGTTGCGCGCAAAGGGGGAGTGCTCGTTCGAACAGGTCAGACTGAAGGATCCGTTGATCTTGTTCGCTTAGCAGGACTGACTCCCGCTGCTGTTATCTGTGAAGTGATGAACGATGATGGAAGCATGGCGCGCATGAAGGATCTTGAAAAATTTCGTGATCAACATGATATTCCCATTGTGTCAGTCGCTGATATCATTCGTTATCGCATGTGTCGAGAACGTTTGGTGCATCGCGACGCAAAAGCGAAACTTCCCCTGAGCATTGATAAAGATTTTCAGATTATTTCGTATCAAACAGAACTTGATCCACAAACACATCTTGCCCTTATCAAAGGAGACCTTTCTGGTGATGAGCCTGTGCTTATTCGTGTTCATTCAGAATGTCTTACCGGAGATGTGTTTCATTCTTGTCGTTGTGATTGTGGTGCGCAGCGCGATCTCGCTCTTCGTTTGATTTCAGAAGCGGGAAGAGGAGCGCTTCTCTATATTCGTCAAGAAGGACGTGGGATCGGTCTTCAACAGAAATTACGTGCGTATGAGATCCAAGATCAAGGTTTCGACACCGTGGAAGCAAACGAACAGCTCGGATTCGGACCTGATCTTCGTAATTATGGGATCGCCGCTCAGATATTAGTGGATCTGGGAGTTTCTAAAATTCGATTGATGACCAATAATCCTCAGAAAATTGTAGGACTCAGTGGGTATGGGGTCGAAGTCGTGGAGCGGGTTCCGCTTGAAATCAAAGCCACCGATGAAAATAAATTTTATCTACAAACCAAACGCGATCGCTTAGGCCATTTGCTGGATGAGGTGTAG
- a CDS encoding 6,7-dimethyl-8-ribityllumazine synthase codes for MRVLQGDHTARDMRIAIVVSRFNASITDALLQGALSALEEHGCRQEQITVAHVPGALEIPITAKKLASTRAYDAILCLGAVVRGETYHFEIVANETSRGMMQAMLETNIPMTMGVITVETMEQAQSRSSGKMGNKGYEAALGAIEMVNLLRQCE; via the coding sequence ATGCGAGTGCTTCAGGGAGATCACACAGCGCGCGATATGCGCATCGCGATTGTTGTCAGTCGTTTCAATGCTTCGATTACCGACGCTCTTTTGCAAGGAGCTCTTTCGGCGCTTGAAGAACATGGATGTCGTCAAGAACAGATCACGGTTGCTCACGTTCCAGGAGCGCTTGAAATCCCCATCACTGCAAAAAAACTTGCGAGTACTCGCGCTTATGATGCTATTCTCTGTCTCGGCGCTGTCGTGCGAGGAGAAACCTATCACTTTGAAATCGTTGCCAATGAAACTTCACGAGGGATGATGCAGGCGATGCTTGAGACAAATATTCCGATGACGATGGGAGTGATCACTGTTGAGACAATGGAACAAGCGCAATCAAGATCGAGTGGAAAAATGGGGAATAAAGGATACGAAGCTGCTTTGGGTGCGATAGAAATGGTCAATCTGTTACGCCAATGTGAATGA
- a CDS encoding transcription antitermination factor NusB encodes MGNRRKSRECALQILYQRDFSSAEHRFVSENYWNEAGIDEETKVFALELINGVDRCREELDAIIARHSENWKLQRMAAVDKNILRIATYELLHCPDIPMKVTINEAIEIARRFGTEQSSSFINGVLDHVAQEVKKGE; translated from the coding sequence ATGGGGAATCGACGAAAAAGCCGTGAATGTGCGTTACAGATTTTGTATCAACGAGATTTTTCTTCAGCCGAACACCGTTTCGTTTCTGAAAATTATTGGAACGAAGCCGGGATTGATGAAGAGACAAAAGTATTTGCGCTCGAACTTATTAATGGTGTCGATCGTTGTCGTGAAGAGCTCGATGCGATCATTGCGCGTCATTCTGAAAACTGGAAGTTGCAACGCATGGCAGCTGTCGATAAAAATATTCTCCGTATTGCAACGTACGAACTTTTGCATTGTCCTGACATTCCGATGAAGGTGACGATCAATGAAGCGATCGAAATTGCGAGACGCTTTGGAACAGAGCAGAGCAGCTCTTTTATTAATGGAGTGCTGGATCATGTGGCGCAGGAAGTAAAAAAGGGGGAGTGA
- a CDS encoding phosphoglucosamine mutase, whose translation MKERRLFGTDGVRGIANTVPMDPITTLKVGQAIAAVVRDFQGLDQIVVGKDTRLSGYVIESALVAGICSMGMNVMLVGPLPTPGIAFIANSMRAKGGAMVSASHNPIEYNGIKLFDHEGFKLPDSVELRIEELIFSGELEKMRASPHQMGKAYRIDDAAGRYIQYLKGTFPAGLTLEGFRIVLDCANGAGYRVAPAVFRELGAEVISTCVSPNGQNINKECGALYPARMARLVREHKAHVGIALDGDADRVFLCDEQGEIVNGDAILAICAAHLMKKGNLAKNTVVGTHMSNMGLEVALKKLGINLIRTDVGDRYVMEVMRRDHYNLGGETCGHIIFLHHMTCGDGILAALRVLSVMCQRERPLSEVANLFTPFPQVMRNIYVRNKLPLPEIPGLQAELANVERNLGSYGRHLVRYSGTENIARIMIEGEKLELIEKLADNVAGVITKGIGFSAEART comes from the coding sequence ATGAAAGAACGACGACTGTTTGGAACAGATGGGGTTCGCGGCATTGCGAATACCGTTCCGATGGATCCGATTACCACATTAAAAGTTGGTCAGGCGATTGCCGCTGTTGTTCGTGACTTTCAAGGTCTTGATCAAATTGTGGTTGGAAAAGATACGCGACTTTCAGGATATGTCATTGAATCTGCACTTGTTGCCGGTATTTGTTCGATGGGCATGAATGTCATGCTGGTGGGACCTCTCCCGACACCGGGCATCGCTTTTATTGCGAACAGCATGCGTGCAAAAGGTGGAGCCATGGTCTCTGCTTCTCATAATCCAATTGAATACAATGGCATCAAACTTTTTGATCATGAAGGATTTAAACTTCCTGACAGTGTCGAACTTCGTATTGAAGAACTTATTTTTAGTGGAGAGTTAGAGAAGATGCGCGCGTCTCCGCATCAGATGGGGAAAGCCTATCGCATTGACGATGCTGCTGGTCGATACATTCAATATTTGAAAGGAACATTTCCTGCAGGTCTCACCCTCGAAGGATTTCGTATTGTGCTCGATTGCGCCAACGGCGCTGGCTATCGCGTGGCTCCTGCTGTCTTTCGAGAACTCGGCGCTGAAGTTATTTCCACCTGCGTTTCTCCGAACGGGCAAAATATTAATAAAGAATGCGGGGCCCTTTATCCAGCGCGCATGGCGCGACTCGTGCGAGAACATAAAGCGCATGTGGGGATTGCGCTCGATGGTGACGCAGATCGTGTGTTTCTCTGCGATGAGCAGGGAGAGATCGTCAACGGCGATGCGATTCTTGCTATTTGCGCCGCGCACTTAATGAAAAAAGGAAATCTCGCAAAAAATACGGTGGTCGGAACGCACATGAGTAATATGGGCCTTGAAGTAGCGCTGAAAAAATTGGGAATCAATCTTATTCGCACCGATGTGGGTGATCGTTATGTCATGGAAGTGATGCGTCGCGATCATTACAATTTAGGCGGCGAAACCTGCGGGCATATTATTTTTCTTCATCATATGACCTGTGGTGATGGAATTCTTGCAGCCTTACGAGTGCTTTCGGTAATGTGTCAGCGCGAACGTCCTTTATCCGAAGTCGCAAATCTTTTTACTCCTTTTCCTCAAGTGATGAGAAATATTTATGTTCGGAACAAACTTCCTTTACCAGAAATTCCAGGACTTCAAGCAGAGCTTGCGAATGTGGAGCGAAACTTGGGATCTTATGGAAGACATCTGGTTCGTTACTCGGGAACCGAAAATATTGCCCGCATTATGATCGAAGGAGAAAAGCTCGAACTTATCGAGAAGTTAGCGGACAATGTGGCTGGAGTGATTACCAAAGGGATTGGATTTTCAGCAGAAGCCAGGACTTGA
- a CDS encoding 30S ribosomal protein S16 codes for MPARIRLTRMGRRNAPFYRIVVADREKPRDGRYIEVLGTYHPREKTLNAKKERVLHWLQCGAAPTETVSQLLRRHHIV; via the coding sequence ATGCCAGCACGAATACGATTAACCAGGATGGGACGCCGAAATGCGCCGTTTTATCGCATTGTTGTCGCTGATCGCGAAAAACCAAGAGACGGCCGTTATATTGAGGTTCTAGGAACCTATCATCCACGCGAAAAAACCTTGAATGCAAAGAAGGAACGTGTTCTTCATTGGTTGCAATGCGGTGCTGCACCGACAGAAACGGTTTCGCAGCTTTTGCGTCGACATCATATAGTGTGA
- a CDS encoding RNA-binding protein, which yields MSALVETMAKALVDKPEAVEVTEVEGEQTTVIELRVAKEDLGKVIGKEGRMARALRTVLGAASTKIRKRAVLEILE from the coding sequence ATGAGTGCGCTCGTAGAAACGATGGCAAAAGCGTTAGTGGATAAACCTGAAGCAGTTGAAGTTACTGAAGTCGAAGGAGAGCAAACAACGGTGATTGAACTTCGAGTCGCAAAAGAAGATTTAGGAAAAGTGATTGGAAAAGAGGGGCGAATGGCTCGTGCACTTCGGACCGTTCTTGGAGCTGCTTCGACGAAAATTCGCAAACGTGCTGTCCTCGAAATCTTAGAATAA
- a CDS encoding 16S rRNA processing protein RimM: MKSKKQNWIECGVIATAHGVKGELRVVWNNHETPVKKGEMVYLKEGDAFHPYELISSHPQQQVHIVKFQPISDRTQAEQLRGKKLYVSEEMLPSLSSGEYYTYQLLGLRVVTEQGKEIGSVTHVFSTGANDIYEVMPEGGKKGEEVLIPAIHQVIVAINLDEKKIIIRELEGLL; the protein is encoded by the coding sequence ATGAAATCAAAAAAACAAAACTGGATTGAATGCGGTGTGATTGCGACGGCCCATGGAGTGAAAGGGGAATTACGTGTGGTGTGGAATAATCACGAAACTCCCGTCAAAAAAGGGGAGATGGTGTACCTCAAAGAGGGAGATGCATTTCATCCTTATGAACTTATCTCCTCTCATCCACAACAACAGGTTCACATTGTAAAATTTCAACCTATTTCTGACCGAACCCAAGCAGAGCAGCTTCGTGGAAAAAAACTGTATGTCTCTGAGGAGATGTTGCCCTCGCTCTCTTCTGGAGAATATTATACGTATCAACTTTTGGGCCTTCGTGTGGTGACCGAACAGGGGAAAGAAATTGGATCTGTCACTCATGTTTTTTCCACAGGAGCCAATGACATTTATGAAGTTATGCCTGAAGGGGGAAAGAAGGGCGAGGAAGTTCTCATCCCCGCCATTCATCAGGTGATTGTTGCGATCAATCTTGATGAGAAAAAAATCATCATTCGAGAGCTTGAAGGACTTCTCTAA
- a CDS encoding tRNA (guanosine(37)-N1)-methyltransferase TrmD, protein MRFDLITLFPEMFSSPMSESILGRAVADGFIELHFHNPRDFTTDKHRSVDDAPYGGGAGMVMRVEPLTLAIESIPRQKKSLCILLSPQGETFTQEKAEELAPYDQLLFVCGRYEGIDERVKYLVIDREFSVGDFVVSGGELPAMLMMDAITRLLPQVLGNPESLEHESFQKGLLESPHYTRPVEFRGKKVPEVLLSGDHKKIELWRKEQSELRTATRRPDLFAQPRRIDKPREKG, encoded by the coding sequence ATGCGCTTTGATCTCATTACTCTTTTTCCTGAAATGTTTTCATCGCCCATGAGTGAATCGATTTTGGGTCGCGCTGTTGCTGATGGTTTTATTGAACTTCACTTTCATAACCCGCGCGATTTTACGACCGATAAGCATCGAAGTGTTGATGATGCACCTTATGGTGGCGGTGCTGGTATGGTGATGCGAGTGGAGCCGCTGACACTTGCCATTGAGTCGATCCCACGTCAGAAGAAATCGCTTTGCATTCTTCTTTCTCCTCAAGGTGAAACATTTACTCAAGAAAAAGCAGAAGAGCTTGCTCCCTATGATCAGCTTTTATTTGTGTGTGGTCGATATGAAGGGATCGATGAACGTGTCAAATATCTTGTGATTGATCGCGAATTTTCTGTGGGTGATTTTGTGGTCTCTGGCGGCGAACTTCCGGCGATGCTCATGATGGATGCCATTACTCGCCTTCTCCCCCAGGTTTTGGGGAATCCTGAATCTCTGGAGCACGAATCGTTTCAGAAGGGGTTACTCGAATCTCCTCATTACACCCGTCCTGTGGAGTTTCGGGGGAAAAAGGTTCCAGAAGTCCTTTTAAGTGGGGATCACAAAAAAATTGAACTTTGGAGAAAAGAGCAATCAGAGCTTCGGACAGCCACTCGCCGCCCTGATTTGTTTGCCCAGCCTAGAAGGATTGACAAGCCCAGGGAGAAGGGATAG
- a CDS encoding 50S ribosomal protein L19 translates to MNLVKKIGDRYVRTGLPSFRPGDTIRVHTKIREGDKERIQIFEGIVLQKRGGGVDASFTVRKTSFGVGVERIFPLSSPWIDRIEVMSRGKVRRARLTYLRTRMGKAARIKTERWDEVAKEYDTSGAADGETKSPSDKKDASIAS, encoded by the coding sequence ATGAATCTTGTCAAAAAAATCGGTGATCGGTATGTGCGAACAGGGCTCCCTTCTTTTCGTCCTGGAGATACCATTCGCGTTCACACTAAAATTCGCGAAGGCGATAAAGAGCGTATTCAAATTTTTGAAGGGATTGTACTTCAAAAACGTGGCGGTGGTGTTGATGCCTCGTTTACGGTTCGCAAAACTTCTTTTGGTGTTGGTGTCGAACGTATCTTCCCACTTTCTTCTCCTTGGATTGATCGGATTGAAGTGATGTCGCGAGGAAAAGTGCGACGTGCTCGATTGACCTATCTTCGTACTCGCATGGGAAAAGCTGCTCGTATCAAAACAGAACGTTGGGATGAAGTCGCAAAAGAATATGATACTTCCGGAGCAGCAGATGGTGAGACGAAGTCCCCTTCAGACAAGAAAGACGCTTCAATCGCCTCGTAA
- a CDS encoding ribonuclease HII, whose translation MVRRSPLQTRKTLQSPRNTSFERALLEEGKEFIAGIDEVGRGSLAGPVVAASCILPPDETFPGLNDSKLLTPEKREELFDLITKKALAWAIGSVDSLEIDRINILQASLKAMQLSVKALSLQPKALLIDGQYPIQTALPQQTIPFGDSLSPSIAAASILAKVTRDRWMCEYEKEYPLFRFSRHKGYGTERHLEEIKMHGPTPIHRMTFRGVVPR comes from the coding sequence ATGGTGAGACGAAGTCCCCTTCAGACAAGAAAGACGCTTCAATCGCCTCGTAATACTTCTTTTGAACGAGCATTGCTTGAAGAAGGAAAAGAATTCATTGCAGGTATTGATGAAGTAGGTCGTGGATCTCTTGCAGGTCCTGTTGTTGCTGCAAGTTGTATCCTCCCTCCAGATGAAACATTTCCCGGTTTAAATGATTCAAAATTGTTAACTCCCGAAAAACGAGAAGAGCTTTTTGATCTCATCACAAAAAAAGCTCTTGCGTGGGCAATCGGTTCTGTCGACTCTCTTGAGATTGATCGCATTAATATTTTGCAAGCTTCTCTAAAAGCCATGCAGCTTTCAGTCAAAGCTCTTTCGTTGCAACCAAAAGCACTTTTAATTGACGGTCAATATCCGATTCAAACTGCGCTTCCTCAACAAACGATTCCTTTTGGCGATAGTCTTTCTCCTTCGATTGCAGCGGCTTCGATTCTTGCCAAAGTTACGCGTGATCGGTGGATGTGTGAGTATGAAAAAGAATATCCGTTATTTCGTTTCTCGCGTCATAAAGGATATGGAACTGAGAGACATCTCGAAGAAATCAAAATGCATGGTCCCACACCGATTCATCGGATGACGTTTCGTGGAGTCGTGCCACGCTGA
- a CDS encoding thymidine kinase has product MFTQQGRHSGWIEVVCGPMFSGKTEELIRRLKLVQIAKQRVQIFKPALDNRYDDTHIISHSEQRFVCEPISKPQELLTQIADSTRVVGVDEAQFFDDEIVDVCGKLADRGLRVIVAGLDLDYRGVPFGPMPKLMAVAESIAKFNAVCMACGGVATKTQRLTSDAATVVVGSGEAYEARCRACFDPDFQLQKSVPVKPVSRWATSS; this is encoded by the coding sequence GTGTTCACACAACAAGGGCGTCATTCAGGTTGGATTGAAGTGGTTTGTGGTCCGATGTTTTCGGGGAAAACAGAAGAACTCATTCGACGTTTGAAGCTTGTGCAGATTGCCAAGCAGCGTGTGCAAATTTTTAAGCCTGCTTTAGACAACCGCTACGATGATACGCATATCATCTCTCACAGTGAACAACGTTTTGTTTGTGAGCCGATTTCAAAACCACAGGAGCTTTTAACTCAGATTGCTGACTCCACTCGTGTCGTCGGTGTGGATGAAGCCCAATTTTTTGATGACGAGATTGTCGATGTCTGCGGCAAACTTGCAGATCGCGGACTTCGCGTCATTGTTGCGGGTCTTGATCTCGATTATCGCGGTGTGCCGTTTGGTCCGATGCCAAAGCTCATGGCAGTTGCAGAATCGATCGCAAAGTTCAATGCGGTGTGCATGGCTTGCGGCGGAGTTGCCACGAAAACACAGCGTCTCACCTCTGACGCAGCCACAGTTGTCGTTGGCTCAGGAGAAGCTTACGAAGCCCGTTGCCGTGCCTGCTTTGATCCCGATTTTCAACTTCAGAAAAGTGTTCCGGTGAAACCTGTTTCGCGCTGGGCTACTTCTTCTTAA